From the genome of Longispora fulva:
GCCGCCGCAGCGCTACTCGACCAACGCGGGACGAGCGTCCTGAAACTCGCCAGCACCCGAGGGCGGACGCTGCTGGTCCCGCGGCAGGTTCTCTCCTACTTCGATCGGCCGTTCGCGCGCCTGGTCGTGACCACGACGTCCTCGGGCACGTCGTCGCCCTCGCGCAGCATCATCGGGCCCGCGATCCCCACCACGGAGAGCCGTACCCGGATCGTGCGCGCCGTCTGGCCACCCCTTCAATCGCTCACTGAAGTTAATGGTGGCTTAACGCCGACCTCTCACACCGACTCCTCAAGCATCGGGGTCGGATTTTTGAGGTTTCCACACCCTTTGCGATAGCGGCCTGGACATTGATGTATCGAGACTATTGCCTGTGGACCGGCCGCCGTATAACGTCAGCGCCCTAGTAAGAACGTTGACTGAACAAACCTGTGGCCCGCACCGTTTCCGCTGCTCCGGCAACGACTGGCCACCTTCTCCCGGTCTGCCAGGGCAGCCAGCCCGGGAGCACCCCGCGACCAGCCCTCGACCCGCACGCTGTTCCCCTGTGAGCCGGTTGTCAGCCCCATGCCGCTCACCCGCACCCGACGCCGGCTAACCCGCCGGGCATCCCATGCGGCCCCGCCAGGCCGATGCCCGAGGGCCCGGCCGACTGACGCCGCCGATACCCATCCCCTCGAATCGGAACGGAACGATGAGCAGACTCCTCAGAAGGGCGGCGACCGCCCTCCTCGCCGCAGCCGTGGCCGCGATCGCGCTGTCCGGCACGCCGGCCTCAGCCGCCGCAACGAACCCGAAGCCGACGACCATCCCCGCGTTGCAGGAGTGGACCGGCGGCACCGGCAGCTACGCCTTCGGCGCCGGTACCCGGATCGTCCGGGCGACCGGTGACGCCGCCGCCCTGGCGACGACGAGCCAGGTGTTCGCCGACGACCTCAAGGCGCTCACCGGCCTGACGATCGCGCAGACCACCGGCACCACCACCGACCTGGGGCCCGGCGACATCTACCTCGCCCTGGGCTCGACCGACACGGCCCTGGGCACCGAGGGCTACGCGCTGTCGGTGACCGACCGGGTGACCGTCACCGCCCGCGACGACAAGGGCGCGTTCTACGGCACCCGTACCATTCTGCAGCTCCTCAAGCAGGGCACCACGATCCCGCAGGGCACCGCGCGGGACTGGGCGCTCAAGCCCGAGCGCGGCCTGATGGTGGACAACGGGCGCAAGTTCTTCACGGCGCAGTGGCTGCGCGACCACGTGAAGGAACTCGCGTACCTGAAGATGAACTACTTCCACCTGCACTTCTCCGACAATCAGGGTTTCCGGATCGAGTCGACCTCGCACCCGGAGGTCGTCTCCGCCGAGCACCTGTCCAAGCAGGAGGTCACTGACCTGATCGCATTGGCGGCGAAGTACAAGGTGATGGTCGTGCCGGAGCTCGACGCGCCCGGCCACATGGACACCATCCTGGCCGCGCACCCGGACCTGAAGCTCAAGAAGAGCGACGGCACCCCCGACAACGGCAACATCGACCTGTCCAAGCCTGAGGCCTACACCCTGATCAAGGACCTCTACCAGGAGTACCTCGCGCTGTTCCCCGCCCCGTACTTCCACATCGGCGCCGACGAGTACGGCGCGGACTACGCGGCCAACCCGCAGCTGCTGGCCTACGCCAAGGCCACCTACGGAGCCAACGCCGTCGCCAAGGACTCCTACCTCGGGTTCGTCAACTGGGCCAACGGAATCGTGCGCGCCGCCGGCAAGACCACCCGGGCCTGGAACGACGGCATCGGTGGTGGCACCGCCGTGACCGTGAACGCCAACGTCGTCCTGGAGTTCTGGTACAACTACGGCAAGTCCCCCCAGCAGCACATCGACGAGGGTCACCTGATCTCCAACGAGAGCTGGGACCCGACGTACTACGTGCTCTACGGCGGCGGCCCGGGCGGCCCCGGCAGCCAGTGGGGCTACGACACCTGGACCCCGGACCTGTTCCAGGGCAGCCAGACCATCACGGCGGCCTCGCAGTCGAAGAACCTCGGCTCGAAGATCCACGTCTGGTGCGACAACCCCGCCGTCGCCACCGAGCAGCGGATCGCCTCCGACATCCGCAACGGGCTGCGGATGCTGGCCCAGCAGACCTGGGGCTCGCCGAAGATCGCCGCCGACTACAACGCGTTCCTCCCGGTGATCACCACCATCGGACGCAACCCGGCCTGGCCGCAGACGACCCAGCCGGGCAACCTCGCCGCCGGCAGGCCCGTCACCGTCTCCAGCAACGAGACCTCGGGACTGGTCGGCGTGAACGCGGTCGACAGCGACTACGGCACCCGGTGGGCCAGCGGCTACACCAACGGCGAGTGGATCACGGTCGACCTGGGCTCCAGCCAGTCCATCAACCGGGTGAAACTGTTCTGGGAGGCGGCCTACGGCAAGGGGTACAAGATCCAGATATCGAACGACAACGCCACCTGGACCGACATCTACGCCACCGCGACGGGTGACGGCGGCACCGACGACCTGACCGGGCTCTCCGGCACCGGCCGCTACGTGCGGATGCAGGGCGTCACCCGGGGCACGAGCTGGGGATACTCGCTCTTCGAGTTCGAGGTCTACGGTGGACCGGCCGACCTGGCCCGAGGAAAGGTGGCCACCGCGTCGAGCACCGAGACGGTGAACTTCCCGGCCGGCAACGCCGTGGACGGCAACGCCGCGACCCGGTGGTCGAGCGCCTACAGCGACCCGCAGTGGCTGCGGGTGGACCTCGGCGCGAGCTACTCCGTCAGCCACGTCAAGCTGAGCTGGGAGGCCGCCTACGGCCGCGGCTACCAGGTCCAGCTGTCCACCGACGGCACCACCTGGACCACCATCTACAGCACGACGACGGGCGACGGCGGGGTCGACGACCTGACCGGGCTCACCGGCACCGGTCGCTACCTGCGGATCAACGGCACGTCCCGGGGCACCGGGTACGGCTACTCGCTCTGGACGGTCGAGGCGTACTCCTGACCTGCCCACCGCCGGCCCCCGCGAGGGGGTCGGCGGTGCGTCACCCAGGTGTCAACGCTGAAGCCCGCTGATCTGGCGAGGGTGGACGGCCGGCGATCAGCCCTGCCCGGCGTCGACGATGCGCCACGTGCCGCGGTCCCGCGTGCGGTCGAGGTAGTAGTTCCGTCCGACCGGTCCGTCCGCCGACCCGGATTCCGCCTCGTCGAAAGACGTCTGGGTGTACTGGGCGGTGACCCGCACCCGGTCCTCCGTCACGGACACCGCGGCCACGCGCACGTCCTGGATGGACCGTATGTTGCAGCTCTTCCCGTCCACGCCACCCGGATACAGTTCCTGCGCGGTGGACCGGTCGTGGGCACTCAACGCCCGTAGGTAGGTCCGGACGACGACGTCGGGTCCGGCATCGTCAGCGGGTACGGGGACGTGTCCGGCCCCCACCACGCAGCTCCACTGTCCTGGGTAGAACACCCGGATCCCCACCACCGCGCCGGCCACGGCGATCAGCACTGCGGCACCGACAAGCCAACGACGTCGCGACAGCATGATCGACATTCCCGGCACGATACGCCAACGCGGCGATCGCGGTCAGGCTCACGCCACCGACCCGGCCCTGTCAGGTCCACCGGTCGGCGAGCCAGTTGCCGTGGAAGCCCTGCGGGACCCGGCCCGGCAGGTGGACGGACGCGACCGGCGGTGCGGCCAGGTCGTCCGCGTCGAGGATGACCAGGTCGCTGCGGTCGGTGGTCGTGTCATGGACGTAGGTCATCAGCCAGCCCGCGCCGCCAAGGCGTTCCCGGGCCGAACAGAGCCTACCGCCGACGATCGATGACCCGGAGACCTTGCAGAAGGCGGCCTACCTGATCCGTACGGCCCCTAGGCCGTCACCTGACGAGCCGCCCGCCAGTACTCTCGTACCTCGGCGGTCCCCGGCTCGTCGGCCGGAAGCTGGTCCAGAAGGCCAGTGAGCCGCTGGGTCACTCGGCTGGAGTCGACCCCGGCGGCGGCGTCGATGGCGGCCCGGGCGCTCGCCATGGCCTCGTCCAGCCGGCCCGCGCTGAGGCTGGTCTCCGCGATGCGGACCAGGTACAGATTCCGGTCCCGGGTCGCGGCAGGTGACAGGGTGGCCAGTCCGGCGTGTAGCAGCTCGTCGGCGTGGCTGAGCTGCCGAAGGTTGATCATCGCCGTGCCGGCCTCGGCGGTCAGGCTGGGTTGAGGCATCCAATAGACCCAGTCGGGATCGTCCCCGTCCCGCCGGTTGGCCCAGAGATCGTCAGCCCGGTTTAGGAGCTGGGATGCCTGGCGCTGCTCGCCGAGGATGGCGTGGGCCCGGACCTGCCAGGCGTCGAGCATCGCGGCGACGATCCGGTGAGCGGGGTCGAGCTGGGCGCGGGCCGCTTCGAGCAGGTCGACGGCGGTCCGGCCGTCCCCGGCGTAGATGGCCTGAAGGGCGAGGTTGGACAGGATGTAGATCCCTTGCACGGTGTCGTGGGCGGCGTGTGCGGCCCGTAGCGCGCCGTGCCAGTACCGCTGGGCGGCGGCAAGGTGCCCGCAGTCGAAGGCGGCCCAACCTGCGAACCGGGCGAGGCTCGCGGCCGTTGACAGCAGCTCGCGGCCAACCGGCCCGGTGTGTCGGGCCTGGCGTAGTAGTGCGTCAACCATCCGTAGGTCTGCGGCGGCGGCCTGGAGGCACGAGCCCCCGCCGAGGGTGTCGTCCAGCCGCCAGAGTTCGGCCACCCGAAGTTGGAGACCGGCTATCGCGTTGGTGCCGACCCGACCGCCATCGAGACCATCGGCGATCGGTTCGGGTGGAGTATCGGCCCAGCCTGCGGCGATGCTGGACAGCGCCGACCCGCCGTAGATGAGAAATCCTCGCCGATCCGTGCTTCCTGACTCTACGAGCGCCGCCAGGACTTTACGAGCGTTCTCGATGGTCCATTCGCCGTCGTCCGCCGGCGTGGTCGCCGTCGCCAGATGAAGCCACCCGGGCCAGCCGATCGCGTCCACGGCCGTCTGATCGACGCCGAGCGCGTCGGCCAGGGCGTACTGAGCCGTCATCTCCGGGACCACGCCGCGTTCCCAGCGGTAGACCTTCTGCCGCCAGGTGGCCATGTTCAGGCCCGAGCCGCGTTGGACCAGCTCGGCGACCTCCCGCAGGCTCCAGCCGCGTTCCCCACGTATGTAGGTCAGGGGGTGCTGTGTGCCGTTCGCGGTGCCAGTCATAGGTGCTCCCAGCAGGGCGGATCTTCCGTAGTCGCAGCGCTACGCAGAGGCTACACGGAGGCTA
Proteins encoded in this window:
- a CDS encoding galactose-binding domain-containing protein, whose amino-acid sequence is MSRLLRRAATALLAAAVAAIALSGTPASAAATNPKPTTIPALQEWTGGTGSYAFGAGTRIVRATGDAAALATTSQVFADDLKALTGLTIAQTTGTTTDLGPGDIYLALGSTDTALGTEGYALSVTDRVTVTARDDKGAFYGTRTILQLLKQGTTIPQGTARDWALKPERGLMVDNGRKFFTAQWLRDHVKELAYLKMNYFHLHFSDNQGFRIESTSHPEVVSAEHLSKQEVTDLIALAAKYKVMVVPELDAPGHMDTILAAHPDLKLKKSDGTPDNGNIDLSKPEAYTLIKDLYQEYLALFPAPYFHIGADEYGADYAANPQLLAYAKATYGANAVAKDSYLGFVNWANGIVRAAGKTTRAWNDGIGGGTAVTVNANVVLEFWYNYGKSPQQHIDEGHLISNESWDPTYYVLYGGGPGGPGSQWGYDTWTPDLFQGSQTITAASQSKNLGSKIHVWCDNPAVATEQRIASDIRNGLRMLAQQTWGSPKIAADYNAFLPVITTIGRNPAWPQTTQPGNLAAGRPVTVSSNETSGLVGVNAVDSDYGTRWASGYTNGEWITVDLGSSQSINRVKLFWEAAYGKGYKIQISNDNATWTDIYATATGDGGTDDLTGLSGTGRYVRMQGVTRGTSWGYSLFEFEVYGGPADLARGKVATASSTETVNFPAGNAVDGNAATRWSSAYSDPQWLRVDLGASYSVSHVKLSWEAAYGRGYQVQLSTDGTTWTTIYSTTTGDGGVDDLTGLTGTGRYLRINGTSRGTGYGYSLWTVEAYS
- a CDS encoding helix-turn-helix domain-containing protein gives rise to the protein MTGTANGTQHPLTYIRGERGWSLREVAELVQRGSGLNMATWRQKVYRWERGVVPEMTAQYALADALGVDQTAVDAIGWPGWLHLATATTPADDGEWTIENARKVLAALVESGSTDRRGFLIYGGSALSSIAAGWADTPPEPIADGLDGGRVGTNAIAGLQLRVAELWRLDDTLGGGSCLQAAAADLRMVDALLRQARHTGPVGRELLSTAASLARFAGWAAFDCGHLAAAQRYWHGALRAAHAAHDTVQGIYILSNLALQAIYAGDGRTAVDLLEAARAQLDPAHRIVAAMLDAWQVRAHAILGEQRQASQLLNRADDLWANRRDGDDPDWVYWMPQPSLTAEAGTAMINLRQLSHADELLHAGLATLSPAATRDRNLYLVRIAETSLSAGRLDEAMASARAAIDAAAGVDSSRVTQRLTGLLDQLPADEPGTAEVREYWRAARQVTA
- a CDS encoding carotenoid oxygenase family protein, encoding MVGGRLCSARERLGGAGWLMTYVHDTTTDRSDLVILDADDLAAPPVASVHLPGRVPQGFHGNWLADRWT